The Leptospira terpstrae serovar Hualin str. LT 11-33 = ATCC 700639 nucleotide sequence ATTCAGTCCAATGATGATATTGGCATCGGGATCTGCTTGTGCTGTGATAATTTGCGAAACCTCATTCCATTCATGAATGGTGAGATCATTCCCGCCGGTCACATTGATGAGAAGAGATTTTGCCCCTTGGATGCTAGAATCTTCGAGAAGAGTGTTATTGATGGCTTGTTCCACGGCTTCACTCACACGAGTTTCTCCGCTCCCTTCACCAACACCTAAAATCGCATCTCCTGTATCTTTCATAATGGTTTTTACATCGGCAAAATCTACATTGATAATTCCAGGATGGTTGATGATATCGCTAATTCCACGAACCCCGTTTAACAAGATATCGTCGATAACTCGAAATGCCATATCTACAGGAGTGTTTTTATCCACAACTTGAAAGATAGAATCATTACGTATAGTAATCAGTGTGTCTACGTTCGCACGAAGTTGGTCGATTCCCTGTTTAGCAAGTTCAGCTCTACGTTTTCCTTCAAAAGAAAATGGAACCGTCACGACACCGACTACCAAACATTTCATTTCTTTGGCTATAGCTGCAATGATAGGAGCAGCTCCCGTTCCTGTTCCACCACCCATACCTGCAGTGACAAAAACCATATCTGCACCTTTGAGGGCCGAAACAATTCGTTCCTTGTCTTCAAGGGCAGCCTTTTCTCCCAGTTCTGGATCACCACCAGCACCCATCCCACGGGTGACTTTGTTACCCAATTGGATTTTGACTTCTACGGGAGATTTTAATAATACTTGTTCGTCGGTGTTCATAACGATAAAGTCAACACCTGTCATTTTGGAATGAACCATACGAGTGACTGCGTTCATTCCGCCTCCACCAACTCCAATGACTTTGATAATGGCAGGGCTTGTTTTTTCTTCTTCTAGGTACAACATCGACATATCCTTAGAGATTATTCTCCATCCAACGACGAACCTTCTTCATCCAACCGTCTGAATCAGATCCGGAATGCATGTTTCTTTGTTCTAGGTTTTGTATTTTTGAACTGTATTTAATAAGACCAACTGCAGTGGCATATTCGGGAGAGGAAATTTTATCGACAAGTCCACTAAGGCCGGCAGGTTTTGCGCGACCAACTGACAAACGTAATACTTCCTCAGCAGTAGCTTCTATTCCTTGCAAAAGAGAAGTTCCTCCTGTAAGAATAACTCCTCCCGCCAAACTTGACTTAAATCCCGAACGAACAAGTTCATGATCGATCATTTCTAAAATTTCACGAACTCTCGGTTCCAAAATTTCCACAAGCTCTTGACGGAAAACTGATCGAGAAGGCCTTCCTGAGATAGAAGGTATTTCGAATTTTTCTGTAGGATCCACCATATCAATGCGAGTGTGACCATAACGTTTTTTGATCACTTCCGCTGTTTCCACAGTGGTTTTTAATCCAATAGAAATATCACTTGTAATATGAAACCCACCGAAGGGAACCACGGAGGAAAAAGCAATTCCTCCATCAACAT carries:
- the ftsZ gene encoding cell division protein FtsZ, giving the protein MLYLEEEKTSPAIIKVIGVGGGGMNAVTRMVHSKMTGVDFIVMNTDEQVLLKSPVEVKIQLGNKVTRGMGAGGDPELGEKAALEDKERIVSALKGADMVFVTAGMGGGTGTGAAPIIAAIAKEMKCLVVGVVTVPFSFEGKRRAELAKQGIDQLRANVDTLITIRNDSIFQVVDKNTPVDMAFRVIDDILLNGVRGISDIINHPGIINVDFADVKTIMKDTGDAILGVGEGSGETRVSEAVEQAINNTLLEDSSIQGAKSLLINVTGGNDLTIHEWNEVSQIITAQADPDANIIIGLNEDTSLSDQIRVTVIATGFAKRGKQYQREQKVVGSEESISPMVYIRKSEDKESGLGKEQEFSRSIRQTNRGFSSQKQSSPFQNYGEDYDIPAFLRRKND